From the genome of Jannaschia sp. S6380:
GCCATCGCCGGCAGCGCCAGCTACGGATTGATCGCCGCGCTCGAACGGCGGCTCACGTTCTGGCATCCATCACAGAGAGCGCGGGGATGAACCATCCGCGCCACAACAGGAGAGAGAGAATGAAAAGACTGATTGCATCCGCCACTCTGGCGACCGCCTTGGCCGCCCCGGCGCTGGCGCAGGACAACGAGGTCACGCTGCAACTCAAATGGGTCACCCAGGCGCAGTTCGCAGGCTATTACGTCGCGCTCGAAAAGGGCTTTTACGAAGAAGAGGGGCTGGACGTCACGATCCTGCCCGGCGGCCCCGACATCGCGCCTACGCAGGTGCTGGCCGGCGGTGGTGCCGACGTCACCGTCGAATGGATGCCCGCCGCGCTTTCGGCGCGCGAAAAGGGGCTGCCGATGGTCAACATCGCCCAACCCTTCAAATCGTCCGGCATGATGCTGACCTGCTGGGCAGATGTCGGGATCGAGGCGCCGGAGGATCTGGCCGACCGCACGCTAGGTGTCTGGTTCTTTGGCAACGAGTTCCCGTTCCTGTCCTGGATGTCGCAACTGGGGATCGAGACCGACGGCAAGCGTGAGAACGGTGTAGAGGTGCTCAAACAGGGCTTCAACGTCGACCCGCTGCTGCAGCGCCAGGCCGACTGCATCTCGACCATGACCTATAACGAGTACTGGCAGGTGATCGACGCCGGCGTCTCGCCCGAGGAGCTGGTGACCTTCAAGTACGAGGATCAGGGCGTCGCCACGCTGGAGGACGGCCTCTACGTGCTGGAGGAGAACCTCGAGGATCCGGCCTTCAAGGAGAAGATGGTCAAGTTCGTCCGTGCCTCGATGAAGGGCTGGAAATACGCCGAGGAGAACCCCGACGAGGCGGCCGAGATCGTGCTCGAATACGACGAGACCGGCGCCCAGACCGAGGAGCACCAGAAGCGCATGGCCGCCGAGGTTGCGAAGCTGACCGCCGGCTCCGACGGCGCGCTGGACGAGGCAGACTATCAGCGCACGGTCGACACGCTGCTGGCCGGCGGCTCTGACCCGGTCATCTCCGAGACGCCGGAAGGCGCCTGGACGTCCGAGATCACGGACGAAGCCCTGAACTAGGCGGCACCGACCGCACTCAAGGGGCGTCCACCGGGCGCCCCTTCTTCCGCTCGTCATCATCGCGGCCCGCTACAGGTCCAGTTCGGCCGCCATCAAGTCCGCGATCTCGGCATGGATGGCGGCGCGGTCCGTCCCGGCCGGGTCCGTGCAGACCGGATCGTCGGCCTCCGCAACCAGGATCGCCTCTCCCTCCGGCTTGCAGATCGGCATGGCAGTGAAATGAAACGCGGGCGCCAGCCGGGCGATCTTCGCGTCGGGCAGCATCGCGGCCAATCCGCTGCGGTCGAAATCCGTGGCCAGCATCCGCGTCCCAGCGTCGCCCAGACCGACGATCAGAACCTCGGACGCGAGACCGGCGACATCCGAAGGGGCGAGCCCCCAGACGAAGCCCGGGTCGATCGCCGCAACATGGGTGATCCGCGGATCGCCATAAGCCCCGTTCCATTCCGCCGGGTCCAGGCCCTGCATGTTCACCTCCTCCGACAGAAGCATGTCGCAGGCACTCATCGTGTCCACATGCGCCTCGCATCCTGCCACGATGCCGGCATGGTTGCCGGTCACGCCGCCCATCGAAAGCGCCGTCCACCCGCCATAGGAGAACCCCGCCGCCATGATGCGCGACCGGTCCACCCGTTCGACGAAGTCCGCGTCGCCCAGCACCGCGTCCAGCGCGACATTCAGATCCGCCACGCGCGTCCAATGCCTGACCCCCTTGCGCATGTCGAAGTCCCGCCAGGTGGAGTTCGGATGACTGACCGCCACAACGATCGCGCCGCGCCGGGCCAGGTCCTCGGCCAGCCAGGCCTGCGCCTGGTGCGTCCCACCCATGCCATGGCTGAACAGGATCAACGGATGCGTGCCCTCGGCCAACTCCGCGCCCGTCACCGCATCGACACCGTGGAAGACGGCGTTCTCGGCGAACAGCGTCGTCTCCCCGCCGCCGCCATTCGGGTACCAGATCGCGGCGCCGGCACGTTCGCCGTGATGCGGCAGATCAAGATCCAGCAGCCGCAGACCGGCGGGTTCGGCCAAGGCGGCGGATGCGCTCAGGACAAGGGTCAGCGTGGTGGCAATCGTCTTCATCGTCGTTCTCCGGGGAATGGGTTTCGATCCGCCGACGGTTCCGGAGTTTCTCCGCCCCGGCGTCCTCGATCCGGTTTTAGGTCGTGTGTTTCCGGTTTTAGGACTAGCAACCGGTCAGGGACGCGAACGGGGTGCTTTCATGCCAGGTCTTCCGATTCCGGTTTTCGGTGCGCTGGTGCTGCTGTTTCTGTTCCTGCGCCTGTGGCTGACGCAGCGGCGGCTCGGCCCGTTGTCCATCCTGCTGGCGGTCTGCGGCCTGCAGGCGCTGGTCATCGCGATGGCCCAGCACTACCAGGTGCCCGGCATGCGGTACGTGCAACCCGTCACCGCCACGTTCATCCCCCCGTTGGCATGGCTGGCCTATCTGAAGACCGCGGTCCGGCCGATCCTGCGGGGCGATGCGCTACATGCCTTCGGGCCAGGCATCGCGCTGACTGCGTTGCTGACGACGCCGGCATTCCTCGACATCTTCATCCCGGCCATCTTCGTGGCCTACGGTGCGGCGATCCTGATCCATGCCGCGCGCGGCCCCGACGTCCAGCCCCGCGTATCGCTGGAAAGCGCCGAACTGCCGGCACGGATCTGGGTCGTCATCGCCGTCGCGCTGATCGCTTCGGCCTTCAGCGACCTGTTGATCGTCGCCGCCCAGGCGGCCGGGGCCGAATACCTGCAACCCTGGATCATCAGCCTGTATTCCGTCGGCAACTTGATCCTGATCGGCAGCCTCAGCCTGTCCGGCCATCTGCAGCCCTCCGATGACGAGACCGTCGGGGCCCAGCCGATCCAGCCCGAACCCGATGAGGAGCTCTGGTCCCGGATCGAGCGTTACATGGCCGACAAGCGCCCCTATCTCGACCCCGACCTCACGCTTTCCACGCTGTCGCGCCGGATGGGCATTCCCGCCAAGACGATGTCGACCACGATCAACCGGGCGACGAAGGGGAATGTCTCGCGCTACGTCAACGATGCGCGGATCGAGGTGGCCAAGCGCGCCCTTCTGGACGGCGAGCCGGTGACGGGCGCCATGCTGACCTCGGGCTTCAATACCAAGTCGAACTTCAACCGCGAATTCCTGCGCGTCACCGGGACAAGCCCCAGCAAGTGGCTCGCCGATCAGCAGGGGTGAAGCTGCGCCGCGGGCCCGCTATTTCGCCAAGGCCTTCAGGCGCGCCATCAGGCTCGACGTGTCCCAGCGGCCGCCGCCCATGGCCTGCACATCCTTGTAGAACTGGTCGATCAACGCCGTCCCGGGCAGTGGCGCGCCGATGTTCTCGGCTTCCGCCAGGCATATGGCCAGGTCCTTGCGCATCCAGTCCACCGCGAAGCCGTGGTCGTACTCGGCCGCCAGCATCGTCTCATGGCGGTTCACCATCTGCCAGGATCCGGCCGCACCGCCCTGGATCACATCGACCACCGCGGCCCCGTCGAGGCCGGCCTTCTGCGCGAAGGACAGCCCCTCGCTCAACCCCTGCAGAAGCCCCGCGATGCAGATCTGATTGACCATCTTCGTCAACTGCCCCGCACCCACGTCGCCCATCCGCTTGGTCAGCTTGGCATAGGCGTCCATGACCGGTTCGGCGCGGTCGAAATCGTCCTGCGTGCCCCCGCACATGATCACCAGCTGCCCGTTCTCGGCCCCGGCCTGCCCGCCCGAGACGGGCGCGTCCAGATAGTGGACCCCCTTGTCCTTCGCCGCTTCCGCCAACTCCCGCGTGACCTCGGCCGAGACGGTGGTGTGATCGACGAAGAGCGCACCTCCGCCCATGCCGGCGAAGGCCCCGTCCGCACCCAGGCAGACGCCGCGCAGGTCGTCGTCGTTGCCCACGCAGGCGAACACGATCCCACGCCCCTCGGCCGCCTCGCGCGGCGTCGCGCGGGCCTTGCCACCATGCGCGTCGGCCCAGGCTTGCGCCTTGGCGGCCGTGCGGTTGTAGACGCAGACGTCATGCCCCGCCGATGCCAGATGGCCGGCCATCGGTGCCCCCATCACACCCATTCCCAAAAACGCGACACCGGTCATGATCGCCTCCCTTTGCATCCACCCTGTGCGGGGGTTAGACCCCCCGGGGCCAACAGGGTCAACAGGGGGAAAGATGCAGCGATTGTTCCGCTGGACGTTCCGCATCGTGGCGGGTGTCCTCGTGCTTGCCGGGGTGTCGCTGGCGGTGGTGTTCTGGCTCGCCTCGCGCAGCCTGCCCGACTACGACGCGACCGAGGCCGTGGCGGGGCTCTCGGCCCCGGTCGAGATCGTGCGCAACACGCACAATGTTCCCCACATCTTCGGCGAGAGCGATGCGGACGTGTTCTTCGGACTGGGCTACGCCCATGCCCAGGACAGGCTCTGGCAGATGATGCTGCTGCGGCGGACGGCGCAGGGCAAACTGTCGGAGATGTTCGGGCTGCGAACCCTCAAGACCGATGAATTGCTGCGCCGGCTGGGGCTCTACCGGGCCGCGGTCGCGAGCGCCAAGGTCCAGGACCCCGAGACGACCGCGATGCTGGAGGCCTATGCGGCCGGCGTGAATGCGCGCATCGAGGTCATCAACCGCGAGGCGTCGGGCCGCGGGGCGCCCGAGTTCTTCCTGTTCCGCCCCGAAATCGCGCCCTGGCGACCCGCCGACAGCATCGCGGTCGTCAAGCTGATGGCGCTTCAGCTCTCCGGCCATGTCGGCTTCGAGGTGTTGCGCGCCCGCGCCTCGCTCGTGCTGCCCGAAGAACGCCTGCGCGACCTGCATCCCGAAGTGCCGGGCGACGGCACCGTGGCCCTTGCCGGCGATCTGTTCCCGACCCTCCGGCCCGGCGCCATGCCCGTTCGGCACGCCGGCACCGCGATGCTCTGGCCGGTGCCGCATTCCGACCTCGCCGGGGCATCGAACGCCTTCGCCGTCGCGCCGGATCGATCGGCGGCAGGGGGCGGCTTGCTGGCCAACGACCCGCACATGGGGCTTCAAGCGCCGACATTCTGGTACCTGGCCCGGTTGGAGCTGGAGACCGGGGGCGCGATCGGTGGCACCATTCCGGGGATACCCTTCGTCCTCGTCGGACGCACCGCGCGACTGGGATGGGGGCTTACGTCAAGCTATCTCGATGATCAGGACGTCATGATCGAGCGGCTCAATCCCGACGACCCGACCGAATACAAGACCCCCGACGGCTGGGCCCCCTTCGAGACGACGCGCACCATCGTCACCATCAAGGACGCCGATCCAGTGACGCTGACGCTGCGCCGGACCGAGAACGGACCCGTCCTGACCGGCAGCCAGTTCGACCTCGGCACCGTGACCCCACGCGGTCATGTCGCCGCGCTGTCCTGGACGGCGCTGTCGCCCGAGGACAGCTCGATGCGCACCGGGCTGGAACTGATGCGCGCCGCCGATGTCGAGGAGGGGCTCGCGGCCGCCCGCCATTTCGTGGCGCCCGCGCAGAACCTGATGCTGACCGATGGCGAACGGATCGCGATGACCGTGATGGGCCGTCAACCCGATCGCGACCCGAAGCACCAGTCGAAAGGGCGCATTCCCGCTCCGGGCTGGATCGAGGCGAACCGATGGCGCGGCCTGATCCCGGCAGAGGACAACCCGGTCTGGTCCGATCCCGAGGGCGGGCTGCTGGGCAACACCAACAACAAGACGACGGATGCGGCCTTCCCCGACCACCTGTCCTTCGTCTGGGGCGATACGCAGCGGGTGCAGCGCATGGAACGCCTGATGCAGGCGCGCAACGTCCACACAC
Proteins encoded in this window:
- a CDS encoding ABC transporter substrate-binding protein yields the protein MKRLIASATLATALAAPALAQDNEVTLQLKWVTQAQFAGYYVALEKGFYEEEGLDVTILPGGPDIAPTQVLAGGGADVTVEWMPAALSAREKGLPMVNIAQPFKSSGMMLTCWADVGIEAPEDLADRTLGVWFFGNEFPFLSWMSQLGIETDGKRENGVEVLKQGFNVDPLLQRQADCISTMTYNEYWQVIDAGVSPEELVTFKYEDQGVATLEDGLYVLEENLEDPAFKEKMVKFVRASMKGWKYAEENPDEAAEIVLEYDETGAQTEEHQKRMAAEVAKLTAGSDGALDEADYQRTVDTLLAGGSDPVISETPEGAWTSEITDEALN
- a CDS encoding NAD(P)-dependent oxidoreductase, whose amino-acid sequence is MTGVAFLGMGVMGAPMAGHLASAGHDVCVYNRTAAKAQAWADAHGGKARATPREAAEGRGIVFACVGNDDDLRGVCLGADGAFAGMGGGALFVDHTTVSAEVTRELAEAAKDKGVHYLDAPVSGGQAGAENGQLVIMCGGTQDDFDRAEPVMDAYAKLTKRMGDVGAGQLTKMVNQICIAGLLQGLSEGLSFAQKAGLDGAAVVDVIQGGAAGSWQMVNRHETMLAAEYDHGFAVDWMRKDLAICLAEAENIGAPLPGTALIDQFYKDVQAMGGGRWDTSSLMARLKALAK
- a CDS encoding penicillin acylase family protein, producing MQRLFRWTFRIVAGVLVLAGVSLAVVFWLASRSLPDYDATEAVAGLSAPVEIVRNTHNVPHIFGESDADVFFGLGYAHAQDRLWQMMLLRRTAQGKLSEMFGLRTLKTDELLRRLGLYRAAVASAKVQDPETTAMLEAYAAGVNARIEVINREASGRGAPEFFLFRPEIAPWRPADSIAVVKLMALQLSGHVGFEVLRARASLVLPEERLRDLHPEVPGDGTVALAGDLFPTLRPGAMPVRHAGTAMLWPVPHSDLAGASNAFAVAPDRSAAGGGLLANDPHMGLQAPTFWYLARLELETGGAIGGTIPGIPFVLVGRTARLGWGLTSSYLDDQDVMIERLNPDDPTEYKTPDGWAPFETTRTIVTIKDADPVTLTLRRTENGPVLTGSQFDLGTVTPRGHVAALSWTALSPEDSSMRTGLELMRAADVEEGLAAARHFVAPAQNLMLTDGERIAMTVMGRQPDRDPKHQSKGRIPAPGWIEANRWRGLIPAEDNPVWSDPEGGLLGNTNNKTTDAAFPDHLSFVWGDTQRVQRMERLMQARNVHTRESLIEAQLDAVSITARALLPLVGRDLWFTGEAAPAGTPERRRQVALELLAAWNGEMSEHLPEPLIYAAWMRALQQRLIQDDLGPLAEEYPRMEPLFIERVFRDIGGASAWCDIIRSTVQESCSDVARLALDDALQFLEERYGPRVETWRWGDAHEARHDHPVLGEIPGLGLVVNIRQSTSGGDHTLQRGRTGGLPPEPFLNVHAATYRGVYDFADPESSVFITSTGQSGHPLSRHYDDLGELWRRGEYVPMTLDPDLARAGAVGVTRLVPG
- a CDS encoding AraC family transcriptional regulator gives rise to the protein MPGLPIPVFGALVLLFLFLRLWLTQRRLGPLSILLAVCGLQALVIAMAQHYQVPGMRYVQPVTATFIPPLAWLAYLKTAVRPILRGDALHAFGPGIALTALLTTPAFLDIFIPAIFVAYGAAILIHAARGPDVQPRVSLESAELPARIWVVIAVALIASAFSDLLIVAAQAAGAEYLQPWIISLYSVGNLILIGSLSLSGHLQPSDDETVGAQPIQPEPDEELWSRIERYMADKRPYLDPDLTLSTLSRRMGIPAKTMSTTINRATKGNVSRYVNDARIEVAKRALLDGEPVTGAMLTSGFNTKSNFNREFLRVTGTSPSKWLADQQG